The proteins below are encoded in one region of Ostrea edulis chromosome 3, xbOstEdul1.1, whole genome shotgun sequence:
- the LOC130053286 gene encoding uncharacterized protein LOC130053286 — MESKQTKRKPNWNADETLALASLVEENKHILRGKLGPTLTSEMKNRTWQSIAERLAAMGVGPARTAVEVEKKWHNVFSKSKSEISDHRRVVTGTGGGPPPKPLSAVATTVCGVVGEDNACLSGIDGGIDSSLLQILNIGEGSQPVGINVFEGPPGMDPLILNSSPLVAASVQEPSLPLTSMTTSLQASENRSSQPDLKRRIEELICRKLELEVQYMELKIKKTKARGMNFISSPEPKAQVSFSDQNLSVVCRRRKLFTFFIFLSRTTGPISTKLATKHS, encoded by the exons ATGGAATCCAAGCAGACGAAAAGAAAGCCTAATTGGAATGCTGATGAAACGCTTGCCTTGGCTTCGTTAGTAGAAGAGAACAAGCATATCCTGAGGGGGAAATTAGGGCCCACTTTAACCTCCGAGATGAAGAACCGCACTTGGCAAAGTATTGCCGAAAGACTAGCCGCGATGGGGGTGGGTCCAGCTAGGACAGCGGTGGAAGTGGAGAAGAAGTGGCACAACGTCTTCTCCAAATCTAAATCTGAAATCTCAGATCACAGAAGAGTTGTGACTGGGACAG gCGGGGGCCCACCACCAAAACCTCTCAGCGCAGTTGCCACAACAGTGTGTGGTGTGGTAGGAGAGGATAATGCTTGCCTCAGTGGGATTGATGGTGGGATTGACTCCTCTCTCTTGCAGATATTAAACATTGGAGAAGGGAGTCAACCAGT GGGAATCAATGTCTTTGAGGGACCTCCTGGTATGGATCCCCTCATTCTCAACTCTAGCCCTCTAGTCGCCGCATCTGTACAAGAGCCTTCACTACCATTAACATCCATGACTACAAGTTTGCAGGCCTCTGAAAATAGAAGCAGTCAGCCTGATTTGAAAAGGAGAATCGAGGAGCTAATTTGCAGGAAGTTGGAACTGGAAGTCCAGTATATGgaattaaagataaaaaaaactaaagcAAGAGGAATGaattttattagctcacctgagccgaaggctcaagtgagcttttctgatcaaaatttgtccgttgtatgtcgtcgtcgtaaacttttcacatttttcatcttcctctcaagaaccactgggccaatttcaaccaaacttgccacaaagcattcttag